One window from the genome of Paraclostridium sordellii encodes:
- a CDS encoding YdcF family protein: protein MNFILIFPLITLAIFLMSYLNDKRKLINGFLFNLFIFSVLITFTYIAFASQSKILIILFLILFLLFLIVITFGIYALIIGLFINAKIVMKKESKKLPNLLTLFLGIALLLHVILVIFNPGKFLSPDLNIFLSGFVLVEIYFLFSIFNFLMISFISQFNRPKKNQDFIVVLGSRVIGDKVPPLLASRIDKAIRFYNEQSIVNSPPKIIFSGGQGPDEMISEGLAMKKCAISKGIPKENTLVEDKSVNTLQNMKFSKSIMDKLMPTGYKSIFVTNNYHVFRAGLYSKMANLNSQGIGSKTALYFLPNALIREYIAIIMMHKKRNLIVIALCFLITAILSLINYFFVIH from the coding sequence ATGAACTTCATATTGATTTTTCCATTAATAACTTTAGCAATATTTCTTATGTCTTATTTAAACGATAAAAGAAAACTTATTAATGGTTTTCTATTTAATTTATTTATTTTTTCAGTTCTAATAACATTTACTTATATAGCTTTTGCTTCTCAAAGTAAAATATTAATAATATTATTTTTAATCCTTTTCTTATTATTTTTAATAGTAATTACATTTGGTATTTATGCTCTTATAATTGGTTTGTTTATAAATGCTAAAATCGTAATGAAAAAAGAAAGTAAAAAACTACCTAATTTACTAACTTTATTTTTAGGCATAGCACTATTATTACATGTTATTTTAGTTATATTTAACCCTGGGAAATTTTTATCTCCTGATTTAAATATATTTTTAAGTGGATTTGTATTAGTAGAAATTTACTTCTTATTTAGTATATTTAACTTTTTAATGATTTCATTTATTTCACAATTTAATAGACCTAAAAAAAATCAAGACTTTATTGTAGTTTTAGGAAGCAGAGTTATAGGGGATAAAGTTCCTCCTTTACTTGCAAGTAGAATAGATAAAGCTATTAGGTTTTATAATGAGCAATCCATAGTTAATTCTCCACCTAAAATAATTTTTTCTGGTGGTCAAGGTCCAGATGAGATGATTTCAGAAGGATTAGCTATGAAAAAATGTGCTATAAGCAAAGGAATTCCGAAGGAAAATACCTTAGTAGAAGATAAATCCGTAAATACTTTACAAAACATGAAATTTTCAAAATCAATAATGGATAAATTAATGCCCACTGGATACAAAAGTATCTTTGTAACTAATAATTATCATGTATTTAGAGCTGGCCTTTATTCTAAAATGGCTAATCTTAACAGCCAAGGCATAGGTTCTAAAACAGCATTATATTTTCTACCTAATGCATTAATTCGTGAATATATAGCAATAATTATGATGCATAAAAAAAGAAATTTAATAGTAATTGCTTTATGCTTCTTAATTACGGCAATACTATCTTTAATAAATTATTTTTTTGTCATTCACTAA
- a CDS encoding putative pTS system, IIB component — protein sequence MQKIVAICESIECGSLLKDESVKLGYEFKFEIQEGNEILNKLSDEEIKSAKTVLFAINKSIEEVEDIERFIDVEYYEVQPSIVMSSAHQVIKEIADDIS from the coding sequence ATGCAAAAGATAGTTGCTATATGTGAAAGTATAGAATGTGGAAGTCTTTTAAAAGATGAAAGTGTTAAATTAGGATATGAATTTAAATTTGAAATTCAAGAAGGTAATGAAATATTAAATAAATTATCAGACGAAGAAATAAAATCAGCAAAAACAGTTTTATTTGCAATAAATAAAAGTATAGAAGAAGTAGAAGACATTGAAAGGTTTATAGATGTTGAATATTATGAAGTTCAACCTAGTATAGTAATGAGTAGTGCTCACCAAGTAATAAAAGAAATAGCTGATGATATAAGCTAA